The segment actataaataaatccataCAGGTTTCTATGCATTTAATGTCACCCATGACCATGCTGAAGAACAGGCCTTAAGATTATCAACttggtaaaaaataaagagatgtaaaatgaaaaaaatatactaaGGATTTGATGCACAATAAACCAGGTCCATGATTAAAAATGTGAAGTTGAAGATTTGTTGGAAAAATTATGCATAAGTACAAAATATTGAAGCAACAAATGATTATTTTCAACGTTGTCAAGTTTCAAAATCAACTGCTAAATGCCGTCTCCATGACAACATGCTGTTTGGAATGATCACACACTCTTTTTTGGCAATTAACTTTTGCATGTCATTTTTAAGGATGAAAAACATTCATAGCCACTCGATCACTGATGTGAAGACCAGCCATGAATTCTGCTAAACACCTGGAAAATTATGATGGGTAATGATGGTTAATGATCTCTTGGTGCTGCTCTCCAGTTCAGAAGAGGCTTCACAAGATATTAATTGTGGTGAATGTAATTAACTGAATTGGGAATAAAATGCACATTGGATCAAAACAATATTGTGAATAATCGTGTTAAAACCCGCTGCACATGTTATTCATGTgttttgtaatataataattgtcTTCTGGTGCCATCTGCTGGTCGCTTTAGATACTACAACACAAACTGAGAGCAGCATCGACCAAAACAATTGTCAGGAAACAGCAGCTGGTCATGCCACTAGAATTTAGAAGGAAACAATTAATGATTAATTACTGGGTCAAGAACGTCAAACAACTAGTGCTGCTTTTTTAGTCCAAGACAGTGGTACACAATCGACCAGTGGACTAAAGCGAACTTCAAATCATCTCGCCATTTATACTGTAGAATTGATGGCAGTGCTCTTGGCGTTGCAGAGGAACACAAACATGagaatgttttcatttgttctGACTCAGTTTCAGTCTTAAAGTGTTTGAGATCTTTAAAATCTAGTCATCAAGATATTCTCTTTAGTATCCTAAAATACATTCAAGAATTGTCCAAAATGATACAGCAATCAGCTTTATATGGGTTCCAGCACACATAGGAATAAAGGGAAATGAAGAAGTGGATAATTCAGCAAAACAAGCtgtacagaaagaaacaatagAGATACAAGTTCCATTAAGTTAAGCAGAGATTAAGGTCTGACTCTGGAGTAAAGTGATCGAGGAATGGCACATTAAGTAGTTTAATAAggaaaatgttatatttcttACAGTCtaaaaaacaaagtaaatcaaaatataaagtatatcgGTTAATCAAGGAAAGAAGAGACCATCTATAACAGAATATTGTTAGGGCACTCAAAGTTAAACGCCACACTTAAAATAATAGGAAATGGGTTTCGTGGGTTTAGTGTCATGTTGAAGAAACAATACTTCATGTATTTCTTTAATGTAGAAGGTACGaacaagaaagaagaaaaatgataGGAGAAATAAGAAGAAATTGAATTTAATAAGTTCATTTTAAAGAAGTAATAAAATGGTCAAGTGAAATAAATAGTATAATCTTTGActttattaaagataaacagaatataaaacTCTGTTCCACACCCCGGACCACAAGGGGGCGGTAATGCACACATTTACGCTGGTGCCAACCGCCGTTAAAAAACCAAGAAAACCCAGAAACAAATGAGTTTAGAATTATAGTTTTGATAATCGAAAGAATGTATGTAAGatttaataaagcaataaacacttcacaaacaaacagcagtttATAGAGTGACAACTTTTAAtcagtgtttaatttatttctgaTGTAGTGTTAATGCTGTAACGTGGGAAACTTCAGCTCATGCCTGCAGAACAGATTTAGTCTGATTAGGTTTGTatccataaataataataataataaaaatctattacaTTTCAACTAAAATCCTGTGATAGAGAGACTGAGACTGTTTATCACACAGCCATAAAACACCAAGAGCTGATACCAGAGAAAGGCCTTTGTAGTCAGCTGGTCTTACAACCCAAACCATGTCCAGccagacaaaaaataaaaggtttaagACACACaaagataaatattttaaacactggGCAGCAGAAGCAACAGCTCAACACATTTGAATGCTATCTGTCCCCAAACCGAGACTATAAATTAGCAGAGCTCAGTGAAAAATCCTGAAGAATTGAAATTCCTGAATCATCTGCTGACCATGTAGAAAACACAACCTCGCATAGAGAcggccagacagacagacctgaCTATCTGTAGACACAGGCGACAGAAACAACCTTCACCCAACACGAACtggagtttcttttttaaacatgttataataataaataaatcagggaAATGTTTCTCCCAATTTTACAACCCATGGAAAAGACTTCAATCTTATGCTGAACAAGAAGAAACTCCCACACCTAGCGGGAGAAAACCTCAGCAAGCTCAAACCTGGCTGTATGTTCTTTCAAAACAATGGAGTAACTCGTGGAACAGGAACACCAACTGCACAAgtacaaaattataaataaactcagAAATTTAAACTTTTTGGTGATAAAACAAATCACTGTGGATTTTTCCCACTTCTTTTAGTtaattatactttttaaatTGTGGATTGTAGATGGTGGGTAAATGTTCATGTCTGTAGTTTAGTGTTTCAGCTGCTTTAGTAATGTAAAGCCTTTAACATGGCAGTAAATATGCTTCTATTTTGAACCTTGAGAAAGCGTGAGAGAGATTTAATTTGATCGCAACCCTACAACCCTTCCCCAGTGTTCACGTGATTCTATTACAAACATGATAAATTTGTCTCAATACATTATAGtaataagacacacacacacacacacacacacacattttctttgtattttcttttttgtttattcatttaatttttactttttaaaaaaataatatagagagaaaaaaagagacaaaaagactGTCTGTAGTTTATGAAGTGAACAGCAGGTGGCAGCAGAACTCGTTTACGTACCCTCCCCAACATCCCCCCCCCATTGCTGCAGTGTTTCTGTGCTGTTCTGCTGCCGGTTTGAGAACATTTCCAGTCCTCTCCAGTCTTCTggttctctttttctttctccaacaACAAACATCACTCATACCGGATATGAAGATTAAAAAAGCGACAGATGAGAAGAAAACCGTCATGCAAGAATGCCAATAGATAAAACAAGTGCCGAGAGtaaagaaaaccaaacaaacccTGAAAGCAAGAGCGATATCTGgagagagactagtgctgtttGTCTGGAAAAagggaagagaaagaagagaaaaagttGAGTCAGCTGTAGACTTCTGGAGCTACTTTCCAAACTCGTTGGTGGAAATGGGGtgagtctgtttttttgtccagaacgtgagtgtgttttgtttgaacATCTGCATGACCGAGCAGGAACATCTGGCTGGGCTGAACACGGATAATCTTCTCATGTTTCTATAAACGTGGCAATCTGAGGCTCGGTCCCAAACAGTGTGCTGAAGAGCGCCAGACTACCTGCCCCATGCTCTTAGTGTGatagtgtggtgttgtggacGGAGCCCTAAATCTGCAGTCCAGATGTGAAGATGAGGATCATTATAGAATGCTTCATGTTTCAGTCCTTCTGCAGCATCATACAATCTTTACATTTCATcctttaaaatactttttcctTTCAAACAAGTGGTGATTTGATAAAATGTAACTAATCCAGAGATTTGATCTTAACCCAGTACCTTAAACTCCACTTTCACGAATGCTTCAAACCAGAACTCATTTTCTCTGCTGCTTAAACGACACTCCCATGCGTCCTCATGATATCTGACTAAACCCCTATTTGGATAATATTTCACTCGGGGTGTCGCCCAATCACCCGTTTGTATGTTTCCTCCCTGATAAAGCTCGAATATGTTGAATTTGAtgaacacacaccacaaatgGATGAAACTGGAAATACAGTGGACGTCTTTTGCTGAAGTTGCCAGAGATTCCTCTTTACAGTAGATTACAGAGAGGATCAAGCGTTCTCAAACATTTCTCAACACACTGCCATTGGAGTGGCTCGAACACTTGGCTCTGAAGATTAGTCCATCAGATGGTGCATTTCCTGGAAGCTGAAGAAACAGAAATCGACAGAAAACTGTGTGATTATCTGCAGAAAGTAAAGATAAATGTGCctgtaaaaagaaatcaattaaaaaaccTTGCTTTCAGAAATCCAGATCAATGAAGGTTATGGTTTCCATCAGAGTTTTATCATGATTCCATTATTGGCAtccttaaaaataatattattaccaTCTGAGGTCAATGAAACTTCTGGAAATACAAACCCAAATATTTAATATCCAATCaccatatttatatttattggtgTTGGATGCAGCAAAGAGGATATTGTTCATTTCATGTTTTGTAGATGGTACGTGTAAAGTAGAATTTTCTATAAAATACAATCCACCGTTTTCCTTCATCACGTCTCAGTATAAAATTTGAACACGGGTCTGTATCTTGGTTGAGAAGAAGAGCAGGAGGGTGACGTCATGACGAAGGCTATATAGAGCATAACATAAAGATGGCACCTACTGGTGTTGTAAATTTATACGGAACAAAACGTGGTCCATTATTTCCATCTCCACACTCAGCTGGCAGAAGTTCACCAGTATGTGTGTGGACTCACCGACGCTGCCTGGCCGAGCACTTACACCGAGCTTTTCTCTCTCAGTGATTAAATCGATAAAAGCTTTTTTCATCCGATCAGAGGCGACGTCCTGTAATACATTTCTCAGTTTTATGAAGGAACTTCTTCTATAAATAGACCCCAGGATTGTGCACAGGATTTTATATTGCATCTGTTAAATGAATGAAACTGAATGACCCCTGACACCTGCTTGGGTTCGGCCCAAGTGCGTTCTTCAAATCGCCACGAAAGGCGAGGactagcaaataaataaataataaataaataaataaataataaaattgaattgcagtgaaaaaaaaattcctacaggaataaaatatttgtagagCGTAGATGCTTGAGAACTTTCTGGAGAACAATTCCTGAAAATTTTATGCAGCAaagatgaatataaaaaaatgactcGACAGTAAAATGTAAACCACGCCCCCAAATTAAAGCCACACCCCTTTGTTCTAATGAATAATGTTCTTATGGAAGTGTGTGATGTTCTTCAGGGAGCAGCCGCTCTTCAGCACAAAAGCACACGTCTTCCAGATCGACCCTGCGACGAAGAGAAACTGGATTCCCGCCAGCAAACATGCGGTCGCCGTATCGTTCTTCTATGACGCCAGCAGAACTGTGTATCGCATCATCAGCGTAGGGGGAACGAAGGTACGAGCTCCAGATCCACAGCACTATCTGATTTAAAGTCTGTATTTAGAGTTAAGCACCACTTCTGTTTTGACTCAGGCGATTATAAACAGCACCGTAACACCCAACATGACCTTCACCAAGACGTCGCAGAAATTTGGGCAGTGGGCAGACAGCAGGGCAAATACTGTGTATGGGTTGGGCTTCTCCACAGAGCAGCACCTTCAACAGGTATGCAGTTGTGCttagaagttaaaaaaaagattcaatgtTCTGTGATTGACTGCTGTAACAAATTAGTTCCAGGCCAGTAaaatatttatctatctatccatccatccatccatccatccatccatccatccatccatccattcccctatccatccatccatccatccatccatccatccatccatccatccatctagccatccttccatccatccatccatccatccattccatacttatttatccatccacttatttattcatttatccatttacTTCAAAACCCATCTATTCCTCCAACCATCTCTCCTTTCATTTCCATACCTACCTACCCATCTTTCCATCAATCTATCTTAATACGCATCTTCATAACCATTCATCACCATACCCATCCATGCTTCTATCCAATTACCActtatccatctattcatctatttatccatctatcccATACTCATTTCTCCATACACTCATCTATTTATTCCTCCATTTATTCCTTTACCCATCTCTCTATTCTCATACCTACCCATTTATCCACCAATCCACttttccatctatccatccatccatcatatatccatttattcatccactcatctattcatttatccatttacCATTTACCCCATACTTTACTCCATACTTCTCCACTCACCCATACCAAGTctcatctttattttattccaaTCAATCTCACTCCTATCCTCCATCTTTTCATTCCTCTATCCCAATCCCATCTCAGGCGCATCTGCACTCCcttttaattacaattatatcCATATCAGTTTCTATATTAATCTATTCTAATACTATCCAGATTCCATCATAAGTCTATTTCTCCTTGTCTTGTTTATCCCAGTTCTATCTAACCCAAGTCCCAACCCTCCGTGATAATCCATCAAAACTACACCCGTTCTTTTATTCCAGTCCAGAAATCCGATGTAATGtcattaaatacagtataaaaatgtttgctgCTTGTTCACTTTTCTTCCATGTGCTCTATCCAGTTCTCAGAACAGTTTAAAGAAGTGAAGGAAGCTGCACGTCTCGTGAGGGAGAAATCTCAAGAGAAGTTTGAGCTGATCAGTCCTGGTTTAACCATCGCTCCTCTACAGGTCTTTTACTTGCGTTTACAATAAAACacgtttttatttatagtgtagTGACGTGAACATCGGTGTACAAAACTCCTTCTCTGTTTGAGACGCAAAGGGTGGAAACTAAAACCAACAGTGTCAGAAATCTTCCAAGTTCTTGCTTTCTAGCTCAGAAGTCCTGAACTTCTCCCTTATGGAAGTTCTGACGTTCTCCCTTATGGTAGGGCTGCATCACTGAGTGGGCCACTGAACGAGAATTATTTATCTTCCCAGAGTATCATGAATGAATTATGAATGATTGGAGTAAAAATGCACttctattaaattaataaaagccTTTTTAGAGCTCTGCATCACACCAGTAGTGCAGGAATGCAGTATTaataacatggcagaggtagagctgtaacttcctgcacacagaacaggaaaggagcttcttttcatttttttttttttttaagaaagaaagcgTCAGCTTCAAAACTATTGGCACCCTTCaggaaaatgtgcaaaaaacgtttgtacagtatataataaacctTTTACAAAATGGCTCAATTTCTCACccaaaatggaataaaattattttctgtaaCAAACAATACTCCCATAATTATACAGTGTGTAgattatatgtgtatgtatgtgtaattatagttataaactatataaataaaccagtatttagttataatatatatatatagtaaaagaGTGTCTACCAGTAAAagtgtaatatataattttcttcATATAGAACATTTATGAGAGAATTCATTAGGAGGTTAACTGTAGTCTCCTCGTTGTTCAGGCTCTGTGTGAAGGCCGGAGATCTCCGACAGCGCTCCTGGGTGTAAATGGGGAGGAAAAGCTTTTTCGCAGCAAGAGTGCGGACCTGGAGCTGGCCTCGAAGAAGGAGTGTGTGAAAAAGGTTCCCTCAGAAGGGTGATGTATCAGTTCAATTCCAGTCAGAGCAACACCAGTAAATCGTGGTTGTCTATGAGCtgatgtatgcagaagagggaaGAAAGCAACATGCTTGTAAATATAATGATATGTTCAGGACTAGAGGATTTCTGTCATCGGATTTGTAGTTTATatccattaatttatttattatagttttacataaacatctgTTGACTTTGAGTCCCAGGTCATATCACCTTATCACCTCTTACGCTTATACGCCCTGCTTTACCTGTAGATCGATATGTGAGACACACATGGAGACCGAACTGTTCACTCTGAGGGAAAGCAACCTAAAGCTTGTCTCAGCGCTCCGTGAAGCCAACAGCAGCATTGAACACTGGAAGAATCGGCTGGCTGAGTATCAGCAGGAGACGCAGCAATTCCGAGACCAGGCCAGTTGATTTCTCCTGCTTCATTGTGTAGACAGATCAGACGTGCAGCAGACTAGACTTGGCTGCTGTTCAGTCTGCTTATAATGGAAGTTTAAAAGAGTGTTGCTGATCTGAACTGTGTGTAATTCAGAAGACATAGAGGCACCTACATGCTGGAAACGCAAAACCACACATTCTTCTGTCTGAAAATCTAATCTCTGAACTGGATTTAGATTCAGATTCCTTTAAACCATCAGAAAGGTTTCTTTATGATTTCTGTGTggtcctttatttattttatttattatagcacGTAATTTATGCTGCTTTCAGGCCATCCTGCAACTTCTTTTTCccctttatatactgtataaaaaaaacaacagattatTCATTAGGAATTTTCATTCcaaatatattgttattatactatataactgttagattattatttaagtgcttgcattttcttctttttagtGATTATTcgtgttttattatttcataaaaaaattggTACTTGTATGGTGCATTTGATCGAGTTGACACTGCTGAAATACTCGTCCACTCTCTCATGCTGTTTTAAGTAATATTTGGCAACCTCAGAGGGGTGAAATACATATCCATAGGATAAGATATTTaattattcgtcccacagtgggaaaatttctgtttcagcagcaagaaaaatgtgcatatgagagagaaatagaacaaatatatacagtaaagtgTATAAACGCAAAAGAAACAATACTTTCAAACAAATTTCAAATATTGCACAGTTTAAATTGGTGTTATTGCACAAAAATGTAAGTTATTGTTTAATGCACAGTGTAAAGAAACAGTATTACAGTGTGCattatggtgactggttcactaggagcagctctgattgtgcAGTCTAacagcagcagggagaaaagacctttagcgtcgctccttcagacactgaggatgtaacagtctgttactgaaggagctgctcagagatgAAATGCTGCACTTACAGTGAATACCTGCAACTTTCCCTACATTCATTTTTAAACCTACTTTGCATATTCTGAATACGGCCCATGGGCATGAAGGAAAATACAAGTAGGTGGTGCTTTGTGGTTCAGGTCTCGTGGGAAAAGTTGCAGGAGAACCGTGTATCATCCTGACAGCAAtgtcaaaaaaaagagaaatgactGTGGGGAATTTGTGTCTGTTGAGTCGTTTGTTCTGATATAAGCAGAAACATGAGCAGTTTGCTGAAAATCCTGACCCTGTTTTTTCCTTGTTCTTGCAATGTTCCTTCTGAATTGTAAATCGAATTGCATTTCAGAGCTTTAAGGTTTCCGGGGGTTTTCAAGGCCTCGTTTTATGACCAcctgtattatttgtatttttgttagaTTGGAAAAGAACATGTTAATGATTTGCGAGGAAgtttttatattaaagtatataatcatattcattatatttaatgttctgATTTTCCAGGTGGCCGAGTTGGGAGAGCGAGAGGGACACGCTGCTTCATCAGAGAACAGGAGCGAGGATTTGTTCCAGTCTGTAGAACACATGGAGGCCCTTTTAAAGGCTAAAGATGAAGTACGAGCATTTATCATAGTAGTTTATTTTTAGCGATTTGTCCATTTTCGAAGAGAACGTGAGCATACATCATTGCTGCTCTGTtgataatttatttgtatttacttaCAAAACCTAATATgaatattgttgttgtttttttgtttgagtttttttttaagaaagtgaTTTGCTCATATTTGTTCATGGGGTGCCAATAGTTCAGcacattttgctttatttgtgcAATACCACCCCCTAGCGGAGAGGTTTCCACTTATTACTTTTACAGTTTTGTTTACTgatactgtcttttttttttttgtttttttttgagacacacacacacacacacacacacacacacacacacacacacaccccaatacATTTTGCAAGGCAGACCATTTAAGTTATCATGGATAAATCTATGCTTGCAGGAAATTAACAAGCTACAGAACAGGAAATCTGATTTCCAGGAtttggaggaggagagggagaagATTATTAAAAGAATGCAGGTAAAATGGAGTTTCTTGGTTAAAAATGCTTCTTGGTGCAGCCGGGACGCtgattcagtgttttttttttgctttgtggtTAGGAGCTGGAGCAAAGAAACTTCGAGCTCGAACAGCAAGTGCAGAGAGCGGAGCAGAGCTTGGCATCTTCTCTGGACGCCAGGCAGCAGGCGGAGGACGAAGTGCGGAAAGTCATCGAAGTGCTGGACATCAAGATTTTTGACCTGAACAGCTTGAGACAGAGCCTGGCCAACTTTCTAGATAAGGACCAGCTCGGTGGATCGTCAGAATGCTGACTCATGAATCTCCATTTTATTCCTCTTGAACATGCATCATGTGGTACTGCAGTGGTACACATTACTTATCTTCAGATCTCAGAAGAAATTTGGTGAAAGCTGATGGATCAGCTCTTGATCACAGTCGTATTAAAAGTCATCAGTCGGATGAAATTCCTGTTTTTTCTCCTGTTGGAAAAATTCTTCTGGTGCTTCATCTGAGTGCACACATGGgctttttttccaattttgaAGCACAATGTATTAATGATACTTGGGAGATCAAAAGTCTTGAATGATTGTCGTTACTGGGATTAAACTAGATGTTTTTAGAAAAGTGTAATATTGTACATTGATGATGGAATCTGTGTAGTCGAAACTATTTCTGATTTGAAGGACGTGTGTGAACACAAACACTATACTACGCTTATATATTAGTTTCCTGTGTCAAAGGTCGAGACTCGGCTGTAGATGAAGCTTTCaacaattcatttatattaGTTTATCTGCTTATGGGTTTGTAAATCTGTGTATTTAACTTCCAGTAAAGCTGAAACTTGATTATTGTTGATATCATTAACTCCACTGCGTATACTCTTATGTTaccaaaagtatgtgaacaCCTGGCCATCACGCTCGCAGCTTCAATCACAGAAACATCTGTTAAAGTGAGAAAAATAACAGTGTTCCTGCATGGCAATGTGCTTCTGTGGAGGTCTGAAGTGGAAGAACCTAAACCTTGACCTCCTCAAGCCCACTGAACACATGTAGGATGATGTAGATTAATGACTATACACCAGACCTCCTCGCTGATCTTGTAGATGAAAGAGCACTAATCCTCACAGCCGACCCCACAAATCTAGTCTGAGACGTTAAGAGCAaatgggtgtccacatacttttggccctAGACCCTAGATTTTGTGACATCAAACAAAAAGATGagattttgcatttctttaaacAACATGCTATAACTTCATCCTCAAGGACTTCAGCTGTTCAGATACATTTTTAGTTGCATAAACTTACAATTtccactaaaactaatgaaatcTGTCAAAAATGTGCTAATGTTCATACTTGCAGCTCCACACCTGCTCCGGTTCCTCACCAAGCACACTAGTGATACTGATGGTATTTGGTGTTGGATTTCCCTCCTGAGCAGATCTTTGCTTCATTTACAATAAAGATATATACATTTGTGCATAAATGCTATTTTTGTAATGCTTAAATATCAACAAATGTCTTTTTGTATTGGGTGACAATAAAAGGTACTGCCTTGTCTTCTGTCTTCACACGGTGACGTCTGCATTGTATCAGACCTGAAGCTCTCAGCTTGTTtaaacttccaaaaaaaaagtacttattATTGGCCAAATCTGTTGACACAcgaggaatttggttccagatTTTGGTGACTCAAAAGTTCAGACATAAATAATAATGCTATACATTTAGACGACAGTACAAAACTATGGATAATAAAGATTAAATAAGATCATAATATGctcttaattttatttattttcattcaaaaatattttcattccaAATATTTAATGATCAGAACAATGAGTTGTTACTGTTAATCTCGGATCATGTCGTTGAGCGTATAAATGGGTTTTGCACCAGCAGGTGGCGACATTTCCTCTGTTGTCGATCTACAGAACATTACAGCAGTCAATTGGATTGACTTTAACCTCAAATATCATCAGCTAACAGCATGACcaacacttattattattttaatgaatttatcttgttttaattattttatatttataatgtttccACAAGAGAAGGTTCATGTACTACCAAGAAATGTGACTCTGAGCTCTTTATCTAGAGGAGACACAAACATGTAGTGCAACCAAAAGAGAGCAACAACCAACCAGTTCTTCTTCTCAGAGCTACAACTCAGTTCAAAACATCAACCAGATTTGAAATATCTATGTGACAACAGCAGTATGTTTGTCCTCAATCGCACTTCACATTCTTTCAATTTTGCTAAACATCTCAAGATGTTtccaattcagttcagttctcaTGGACATTTTACAGCATCACAGCTTTGTATAAACATGTGACTCAAAACCAGCCTTGGATTTATCCATCCAGTCGAGTGCTGGCATTTGAAGATGAGATGAACTTGAGCATCAGAAATGCAGGTTGTGAATCTTTCTCCTAGAAAGTGAAACTCTGAAAGTGTTGCAGTGAAGGCTTTCAGGTTGGAATCAGTTCCATGTGCATAAACCCAGCAGCTGTTCTGAGACTTGCTTTGAAATGCTCAAGTCCTACAATGCCATAGATTTTGTTGATGGCAGTAGATGGTTCCAGCAGCGAGAGTAAACATCAACTCTATAGTTGGTTCTATTGGTTTGAAGAATGAAACTGTAGGAATCTTGTAGAAGCAGGTTGTGGTGTGTAAAAATGTGGTGTAAAAAGGAGGCCCTCATTAGACATGCAGGTCGTTCTGTACACTGTAATGTGTAGACACAATATTTAATGGATCACATCGATCCCCTGTTTGCTGTCGGGTCTCTTGGGACATCCATGTTGATTTTCCAGTAATTAAACAGAACCGATTGCTCAGAACAGACTTTGAACTCGGAGAGTCCTCCAGTTTTCATCAACAGtgaagcagaagaacatcaccaTGATTCATTTTCACTTTGTTTGATGTTCGTTAAATCTGTTTCCCAATTAACATTAGACCAAAACAAACTCGTCCAGTCGACCAGCTTGTGGAGCAAAAGTTCTGTCCACTGTTAACAAATACAATCGTGCTAAAGAACTTTTCTAGTACACAATAGTTCTAGAAGTAGATCATGTATCTGCAAATCTTTTCTTTAATCAGTGATTAACATCAGGGCTAATATGACGTTTTAAAATCTGGTCACATGGTGCAGAAGatcaaatgtttttcatttaaaaattggCGACCTGCTGAAAAAGTGTTTATtggtatcattattattaatctgATCAAAAATCTGATGACCCTAGAACTTCTGTGTCCATCCAGCTTTGATTGGATCTTCTCCATCTCCAGGTCTAAATGTATTGCCTGTATGTTCAACACATAATCTGTGGAAATGAGTGTGATGCTCTGCTCCATCAAGATCA is part of the Silurus meridionalis isolate SWU-2019-XX chromosome 9, ASM1480568v1, whole genome shotgun sequence genome and harbors:
- the homer3b gene encoding homer protein homolog 3b, yielding MGEQPLFSTKAHVFQIDPATKRNWIPASKHAVAVSFFYDASRTVYRIISVGGTKAIINSTVTPNMTFTKTSQKFGQWADSRANTVYGLGFSTEQHLQQFSEQFKEVKEAARLVREKSQEKFELISPGLTIAPLQALCEGRRSPTALLGVNGEEKLFRSKSADLELASKKECVKKVPSEGSICETHMETELFTLRESNLKLVSALREANSSIEHWKNRLAEYQQETQQFRDQVAELGEREGHAASSENRSEDLFQSVEHMEALLKAKDEEINKLQNRKSDFQDLEEEREKIIKRMQELEQRNFELEQQVQRAEQSLASSLDARQQAEDEVRKVIEVLDIKIFDLNSLRQSLANFLDKDQLGGSSEC